A genome region from Nocardiopsis exhalans includes the following:
- a CDS encoding NAD(P)/FAD-dependent oxidoreductase: MNTHQPGRRRVAVIGSGVSGLTAAHVLHRHDDVTLFEADDRPGGHAHTHRVPGREGSELGVDSGFIVHNRRTYPHLLRLFDELGVSTRPTEMSLSVSCEGCGLEYAGARGLRALWPGRSRHGADYLRMLVEIPRFHRAAHRLITTARAVDPGTTAIGPTLGAFVARHGFSPYFTAHFLLPLVSAVWSCPAGTALDYPARHLFTFLEHHGMLGIWGSPRWRTVAGGSHAYVERVVKNLHSVRLGTPVRGLTRTENGVRLRTDTEELEFDAAVVATHADQALALLDAPTPDETEVLGAFTYSRNRTLLHTDTSVLPADRSTWASWNHRLASCDPGGAPADADHAPTAPDRAPVRVSYHMNRLQGLPEGTDYVVTLNADDSVDPDRVIAAMDYTHPVFTPASVAAQKRLRSLDGPTLAFAGAHHGWGFHEDGCRAGVEAAAALGRAW, from the coding sequence ATGAACACACACCAACCGGGACGTCGCAGGGTCGCGGTCATCGGCAGCGGCGTCTCCGGACTGACCGCCGCGCACGTCCTGCACCGCCATGACGACGTCACGCTGTTCGAGGCCGACGACCGCCCCGGCGGACACGCGCACACCCACCGGGTCCCGGGCCGCGAAGGCTCGGAACTGGGCGTGGACAGCGGCTTCATCGTGCACAACCGCCGCACCTACCCCCACCTGCTGCGGCTCTTCGACGAACTCGGCGTGAGCACCCGGCCCACCGAGATGAGTCTTTCGGTGAGCTGCGAGGGCTGCGGACTGGAGTACGCGGGCGCGCGCGGGCTCCGGGCCCTGTGGCCGGGACGCTCCCGGCACGGCGCCGACTACCTGCGCATGCTCGTGGAGATCCCCCGCTTCCACCGGGCCGCACACCGCCTGATCACCACCGCCCGAGCCGTTGACCCCGGCACGACCGCGATCGGCCCCACCCTCGGTGCCTTCGTGGCCCGGCACGGCTTCTCCCCGTACTTCACCGCGCACTTCCTGCTGCCGCTGGTCTCGGCGGTCTGGTCCTGCCCGGCCGGAACCGCCCTGGACTACCCGGCCCGCCACCTGTTCACCTTCCTGGAGCACCACGGCATGCTCGGGATCTGGGGATCACCGCGCTGGCGCACCGTGGCGGGCGGCTCGCACGCCTACGTGGAGCGCGTGGTCAAGAACCTCCACTCGGTCCGCCTGGGCACCCCGGTACGCGGCCTGACCCGCACCGAAAACGGGGTGCGGCTGCGCACCGACACCGAGGAGCTGGAGTTCGACGCCGCCGTGGTCGCCACCCACGCCGACCAGGCCCTCGCCCTCCTCGACGCCCCCACACCCGACGAGACCGAGGTGCTGGGCGCCTTCACCTACTCCCGCAACCGCACCCTGCTGCACACCGACACCTCGGTACTGCCCGCAGACCGGTCCACCTGGGCCTCCTGGAACCACCGCCTGGCCTCCTGCGACCCGGGCGGAGCCCCGGCTGACGCGGACCACGCCCCGACCGCCCCGGATCGCGCCCCGGTGCGGGTCAGCTACCACATGAACCGCCTCCAGGGGCTGCCCGAGGGCACCGACTACGTGGTCACGCTCAACGCCGACGACAGCGTGGACCCCGACCGGGTCATCGCCGCCATGGACTACACCCACCCCGTCTTCACCCCCGCATCGGTCGCCGCGCAAAAGCGCCTGCGCTCCCTGGACGGTCCCACGCTGGCCTTCGCCGGGGCCCACCACGGCTGGGGTTTCCACGAGGACGGCTGCCGCGCCGGGGTCGAGGCCGCCGCCGCCCTCGGGAGGGCGTGGTGA
- a CDS encoding DUF1365 domain-containing protein, with protein MTPAPVARALYEATVHHARAEPVRHAFAHRTHYWLIDLDAPPRLPWPLRALAGFHPADHGDGRAATLRSDIDSYLREHGIDLAGGRVLMLAHARVLGYVFNPLTVYWCHGPDGSPRAVVAEVHNTYGDRHRYLLHPDGRGRAAVAKALYVSPFNEVDGEYRLSLPEPGERLALTVALHREGSPPFTASVRGRRRPATVPELLRLSLRQPLAPLVNAARIRFHGVWLYLRGLPVKERPEPARPQTPGCPSASAKHTPPAAPATPI; from the coding sequence GTGACCCCCGCTCCGGTGGCCCGCGCCCTGTACGAGGCGACGGTGCACCACGCCCGGGCCGAACCCGTCCGGCACGCCTTCGCTCACCGCACCCACTACTGGCTCATCGACCTGGACGCCCCGCCCCGGCTTCCGTGGCCGCTGCGCGCCCTGGCCGGGTTCCACCCCGCCGACCACGGCGACGGCCGGGCCGCGACCCTGCGCTCGGACATCGACTCCTACCTGCGCGAACACGGAATCGATCTGGCCGGTGGCCGGGTGCTCATGCTCGCCCACGCGCGGGTGCTCGGGTACGTGTTCAACCCGCTCACCGTCTACTGGTGCCACGGCCCCGACGGCTCCCCGCGCGCGGTCGTCGCCGAGGTGCACAACACCTACGGCGACCGCCACCGCTACCTGCTGCACCCGGACGGGCGCGGGCGCGCCGCCGTGGCCAAGGCCCTGTACGTCTCCCCGTTCAACGAGGTCGACGGCGAGTACCGGCTCAGCCTTCCCGAACCGGGGGAGCGACTCGCCCTCACGGTCGCCCTCCACCGTGAAGGGAGTCCGCCCTTCACCGCGTCCGTGCGCGGCCGGCGCCGCCCGGCCACCGTCCCGGAGCTGCTGCGCCTGTCGTTGCGCCAGCCGCTGGCGCCGTTGGTCAACGCCGCCCGCATCCGGTTCCACGGAGTCTGGCTCTACCTACGCGGCCTCCCCGTCAAGGAGCGTCCCGAGCCCGCTCGCCCACAGACCCCGGGGTGCCCTTCGGCGAGTGCGAAGCACACCCCGCCCGCAGCACCAGCCACACCCATCTGA
- a CDS encoding SAM-dependent methyltransferase translates to MTTTNPHAPGAVDPHRWPDVARVPSGRLRTAVARLLAARAVPAVGIRLHTGPDAPPAELAEGDAPVLWLRDPDAFHARLAHDGLIGFGESYMAGEWDSPDPVAMLTRFAEHYEELVPKPLQPFRHLTLPRRPASDRNTRDGARRHISHHYDLSNDLFGLFLDRTMTYSSALFTDDDPRDAYGLARAQERKVDRLLDAARVGDGTRLLEIGTGWGELAVRAARRGAQVTSITLSAEQRDLARERVAAEGLSDRVTVDLCDYRDATGSYDSVVSCEMIEAVGERYWPDYFAALDRLVRPGGRVALQSITMEHQLMRASRGSYTWMHKYVFPGGLIPSVTAIREQLAAGTGLRITDRLAFGHDYAETLRLWRDSFTEAAERVRSLGFDDTFRRMWTFYLAYCEAGFRSGIIDVEQITMERAA, encoded by the coding sequence ATGACCACGACCAACCCGCACGCGCCCGGCGCCGTCGACCCGCACCGCTGGCCCGACGTGGCCCGGGTCCCCTCCGGCAGACTGCGCACTGCCGTCGCCCGGCTGCTGGCCGCCCGGGCCGTCCCGGCCGTCGGGATCCGGCTGCACACCGGCCCCGACGCGCCGCCCGCCGAGCTCGCCGAGGGCGACGCCCCGGTCCTGTGGTTGCGCGACCCCGACGCCTTCCACGCCCGCCTGGCCCACGACGGCCTCATCGGGTTCGGCGAGTCGTACATGGCGGGGGAGTGGGACTCACCGGACCCGGTCGCCATGCTGACCCGCTTCGCCGAGCACTACGAAGAACTCGTTCCCAAGCCCCTCCAGCCCTTCCGCCACCTGACCCTGCCGCGCCGTCCCGCCTCGGACCGCAACACCCGTGACGGCGCCCGCCGCCACATCAGCCACCACTACGACCTGTCCAACGACCTCTTCGGGCTCTTCCTCGACCGCACCATGACCTACTCGTCGGCGCTGTTCACCGACGACGACCCCCGGGACGCCTACGGCCTGGCCCGAGCCCAGGAGCGCAAGGTCGACCGCCTCCTGGACGCCGCGCGGGTCGGCGACGGCACCCGCCTGCTGGAGATCGGCACCGGCTGGGGCGAACTGGCCGTGCGCGCCGCCCGCCGGGGCGCACAGGTCACCTCCATCACCCTGTCCGCCGAGCAGCGCGACCTCGCCCGCGAACGCGTGGCCGCCGAGGGCCTGTCCGACCGGGTCACCGTCGACCTGTGCGACTACCGCGACGCCACCGGCTCCTACGACTCAGTCGTCAGCTGCGAGATGATCGAGGCGGTCGGCGAACGCTACTGGCCCGACTACTTCGCCGCCCTGGACAGACTCGTCCGCCCCGGCGGAAGAGTGGCCTTGCAGAGCATCACCATGGAACACCAGCTGATGCGGGCCTCCCGCGGTTCCTACACCTGGATGCACAAGTACGTCTTCCCCGGCGGGTTGATCCCGTCGGTCACCGCCATCCGCGAGCAGCTCGCCGCCGGTACCGGACTGCGGATCACCGACCGCCTCGCCTTCGGTCACGACTACGCCGAAACCCTGCGCCTGTGGCGGGACAGCTTCACCGAGGCCGCGGAGCGGGTCCGCTCGCTCGGCTTCGACGACACCTTCCGCCGTATGTGGACCTTCTACCTGGCCTACTGCGAGGCCGGTTTCCGGTCCGGGATCATCGACGTCGAACAGATCACCATGGAGCGTGCCGCATGA
- a CDS encoding SAM-dependent methyltransferase: MTTANPRPRPGSGSRPGSRPRGVAHLLGPLVAAFLNGVLPVRLRAWDGSEIGPNDAPRVTVRDRDALRHVLARPGELGLSRAYVTGGIEVEGDLTDALRHVWASVEEHGTSVPGPRDWARAARLALVLGVVGPPLPPPVTEARMGGRLHSKERDAAAISHHYDAGNDLYELLLDETMAYSCALWDEGDPDQSLADAQRAKLDLICEKLRLGKGDRLLDVGCGWGSLTLHAARRYGARVAAVTLSARQRDHVRKRAAEEGLEQLVDVRLLHYRDIEPDTFGPGLFDAAASVEMGEHVGRDAYAPFVRQLHDLIRPGGSLLVQQMSRRGAHPGGGPFIERYIAPDMHMRPLGETVGLLEEAGLEVRGVQAMREHYVRTARAWSDVLERRFDEMVSIAGPQAARVWRLYLAGGALAFEEGRMGVDQILAHRPGPHPDGWASRPAEQPELTEVTG, from the coding sequence ATGACCACCGCGAACCCGCGTCCCCGCCCCGGCTCCGGGTCCCGCCCTGGTTCCCGCCCCCGGGGTGTGGCCCACCTGCTCGGCCCACTGGTCGCCGCCTTCCTCAACGGGGTCCTCCCGGTACGTCTGCGCGCCTGGGACGGCAGCGAGATCGGCCCGAACGACGCCCCGCGGGTGACCGTCCGCGACCGCGACGCCCTACGCCACGTCCTGGCCCGCCCCGGTGAACTGGGCCTGTCCCGCGCCTACGTCACCGGCGGGATCGAGGTCGAGGGCGACCTGACCGACGCGCTGCGCCACGTGTGGGCTTCGGTCGAGGAGCACGGCACCTCGGTGCCGGGGCCGCGCGACTGGGCGCGCGCCGCCCGCCTGGCCCTGGTCCTGGGCGTGGTCGGCCCGCCGTTGCCCCCGCCGGTCACCGAAGCCCGGATGGGCGGACGGCTTCACTCCAAGGAGCGCGACGCCGCCGCGATCTCCCACCACTACGACGCGGGCAACGACCTCTACGAGCTACTGCTCGACGAGACCATGGCCTACTCCTGCGCCCTGTGGGACGAGGGCGACCCCGACCAGAGCCTGGCCGACGCCCAGCGGGCCAAACTCGACCTGATCTGCGAGAAGCTCCGCCTGGGCAAGGGCGACCGACTGCTGGACGTGGGCTGCGGCTGGGGTTCGCTCACCCTGCACGCAGCCCGCCGGTACGGGGCGCGCGTCGCGGCGGTCACCCTGTCCGCCCGCCAGCGCGACCACGTGCGCAAGCGAGCCGCGGAGGAGGGGCTGGAGCAGCTCGTGGACGTGCGGCTGCTGCACTACCGCGACATCGAGCCCGACACCTTCGGCCCCGGCCTCTTCGACGCCGCCGCCTCGGTGGAGATGGGCGAGCACGTGGGCCGCGACGCCTACGCCCCGTTCGTCCGCCAGCTGCACGACCTGATCCGCCCGGGCGGCTCTTTGCTGGTCCAGCAGATGTCCCGGCGCGGAGCCCACCCCGGCGGCGGCCCGTTCATCGAACGCTACATCGCACCGGACATGCACATGCGCCCGCTCGGCGAGACCGTCGGCCTGCTGGAAGAGGCGGGGTTGGAGGTCCGCGGCGTGCAGGCGATGCGCGAACACTACGTGCGCACCGCCCGCGCCTGGTCGGACGTGCTGGAACGGCGCTTCGACGAGATGGTCTCCATCGCCGGTCCGCAGGCGGCCCGTGTGTGGCGGCTCTACCTGGCCGGGGGAGCGCTCGCCTTCGAGGAGGGCCGTATGGGCGTGGACCAGATCCTCGCCCACCGCCCGGGACCACACCCCGATGGCTGGGCGTCGAGGCCAGCTGAACAGCCCGAGCTCACGGAGGTGACCGGATGA
- a CDS encoding DUF1295 domain-containing protein, giving the protein MTAGTALLLNLGVTAAVIGALMLVTFAIGVRLGRHSVVDVAWGLGFVAAALATAVVATATGFGDPVRNWLLCGLTAVWGLRLATHIGLRGRGKGEDPRYERFLANAPGNPNLYALRVVYLLQGSLVWLISLPVQVAAFTAGPLGWVAFLGALVWLVGMVFETVGDAQLARFKADPANKGKIMDRGLWAWTRHPNYFGDACVWWGLFLVAAGSWWVLLTLPAPLVMTYLLTRGSGQRLLDEHMSNRPGWSEYAARTSAFFPLPPRRAVPGT; this is encoded by the coding sequence ATGACCGCCGGAACCGCTCTCCTGCTCAACCTCGGGGTGACCGCAGCCGTGATCGGTGCGCTCATGCTCGTCACCTTCGCCATCGGGGTGCGTCTGGGGCGCCACAGCGTCGTGGACGTCGCCTGGGGGCTGGGCTTCGTGGCGGCCGCACTGGCCACCGCGGTCGTCGCCACCGCCACCGGGTTCGGCGATCCGGTCCGGAACTGGCTGCTGTGCGGGCTCACCGCGGTGTGGGGGCTGCGCCTGGCCACCCACATCGGCCTGCGCGGCCGGGGCAAGGGTGAGGACCCCCGCTACGAGCGCTTCCTGGCCAACGCCCCCGGAAACCCGAACCTGTACGCCCTGCGGGTGGTCTACCTGCTCCAGGGCTCCCTGGTCTGGTTGATCTCGCTCCCCGTCCAGGTGGCCGCCTTCACCGCCGGGCCGCTGGGATGGGTGGCCTTCCTCGGCGCGCTGGTCTGGCTGGTCGGCATGGTCTTCGAGACCGTCGGCGACGCCCAGCTCGCCCGGTTCAAGGCCGACCCCGCCAATAAGGGAAAGATCATGGACCGGGGGCTGTGGGCCTGGACCCGGCACCCGAACTACTTCGGTGACGCCTGCGTGTGGTGGGGGCTCTTCCTGGTCGCCGCCGGTTCCTGGTGGGTCCTGCTCACCCTGCCCGCGCCGTTGGTGATGACCTACCTGCTCACCCGGGGCTCGGGCCAGCGGCTGCTGGACGAGCACATGTCGAACCGCCCCGGCTGGTCCGAGTACGCAGCCCGGACCAGTGCGTTCTTCCCGCTTCCCCCGAGGAGGGCCGTTCCGGGAACGTAG
- a CDS encoding SDR family oxidoreductase, which produces MDLGIAGKVALVTAASSGLGRAMAVALAAEGVRVAVTGRNEERLDATVAACRAHGADSVGIAWDLAEHGRAGEVAARVVDELGPVDILVNNTGGPPPTTALGQNPELWQDMYASMVLPVIGLTDAVVGGMRERGWGRIITSTSAGPIAPIPHLGVSNTLRASLHSWSKTIANEVAADGVTANVIVPGRIATPRVASLDGARAEREGLPLERVQEQGRASIPAGRYGDPEEYGAVAAFLASRQAAYVNGSIIRVDGGQIPSV; this is translated from the coding sequence ATGGATCTGGGAATCGCTGGCAAGGTCGCGCTCGTGACCGCCGCCAGCTCCGGGCTGGGCCGGGCGATGGCCGTCGCGCTGGCAGCGGAAGGCGTCCGGGTCGCGGTGACCGGCCGCAACGAAGAACGTCTGGACGCGACGGTCGCGGCCTGCCGCGCCCACGGGGCCGACTCGGTCGGTATCGCCTGGGACCTGGCCGAACACGGGCGTGCGGGTGAGGTCGCCGCCCGGGTCGTCGACGAGCTGGGCCCGGTGGACATCCTGGTCAACAACACCGGCGGCCCGCCGCCCACCACCGCGCTGGGCCAGAACCCGGAGCTGTGGCAGGACATGTACGCGTCCATGGTGCTGCCGGTGATCGGGCTGACCGACGCCGTGGTCGGCGGGATGCGCGAGCGCGGCTGGGGCCGGATCATCACCAGCACCTCGGCCGGGCCGATCGCGCCCATCCCGCACCTGGGCGTGTCCAACACGCTGCGCGCCTCGCTGCACTCCTGGTCCAAGACGATCGCGAACGAGGTGGCCGCCGACGGGGTGACCGCCAACGTCATCGTCCCCGGCCGGATCGCCACCCCGCGTGTGGCCTCCCTGGACGGCGCCCGCGCCGAACGGGAAGGGCTTCCGCTGGAGCGGGTCCAGGAGCAGGGCCGCGCCTCGATCCCCGCGGGCCGTTACGGTGACCCGGAGGAGTACGGCGCGGTGGCCGCGTTCCTGGCCAGCCGCCAGGCCGCCTACGTGAACGGTTCGATCATCCGGGTCGACGGCGGCCAGATCCCCTCGGTCTGA
- a CDS encoding pyridoxamine 5'-phosphate oxidase family protein: MSGYHRGEMAVQRRAGLAERAAHTARAVRTEIPAVAADFLAAQPLLVVGAADARGDLWCSLLTGTPGFLRARDARTLDVTALPRGGDPLAEVLAEVSDREPVPVGALAIEPVRRRRMRVNGTARQAPDRQGWRLRTEQVYANCPKYIQKRTLAPASPTTAAAAVPRTGTHLTGADRELLERSDTFFVTTADDTGAVDTNHRGGGPGFVSVHSPALLSWPDYAGNAMFGTLGNLHVNPRAGLLVPDWESGGLLQLTGTARVLWGADAGPEGRSVEFSVEKVRAAPSGGLLAEGPPEYSRANPALTTASMLRSVAPGDPRSARPG, translated from the coding sequence GTGAGCGGGTACCACCGGGGTGAGATGGCGGTCCAGCGCAGGGCGGGGCTGGCCGAACGCGCGGCCCACACCGCCAGGGCGGTGCGCACGGAGATCCCCGCCGTGGCAGCCGACTTCCTCGCCGCGCAGCCACTGCTCGTGGTGGGCGCGGCCGACGCGAGGGGCGACCTGTGGTGTTCCCTGCTCACCGGAACGCCCGGGTTCCTCCGCGCCCGCGACGCACGCACACTCGACGTCACCGCCCTGCCCCGCGGCGGCGACCCGCTGGCCGAAGTGCTGGCCGAAGTGTCGGACCGAGAGCCGGTACCGGTCGGCGCCCTGGCGATCGAGCCGGTCCGGCGGCGCCGGATGCGGGTCAACGGCACCGCCCGCCAGGCCCCGGACAGGCAGGGGTGGCGGTTACGGACCGAGCAGGTGTACGCCAACTGCCCCAAGTACATCCAAAAACGCACTCTGGCCCCGGCCTCTCCAACGACCGCGGCAGCAGCTGTCCCCAGGACCGGAACACATCTGACCGGCGCCGATCGCGAGCTGCTCGAACGGTCGGACACCTTCTTCGTCACCACCGCGGACGACACCGGAGCGGTCGACACCAATCACCGGGGCGGCGGCCCGGGTTTCGTGAGCGTCCACTCCCCCGCCCTGCTCAGCTGGCCCGACTACGCCGGGAACGCCATGTTCGGCACCCTGGGCAACCTGCACGTGAACCCGCGAGCCGGGCTGCTGGTGCCCGACTGGGAGAGCGGCGGGTTGCTACAGCTCACCGGTACCGCGCGGGTGCTGTGGGGTGCGGACGCGGGACCGGAGGGCCGGAGCGTGGAGTTCAGCGTCGAGAAGGTACGGGCCGCCCCGTCCGGCGGGCTGCTCGCCGAGGGCCCGCCCGAGTACTCCCGGGCCAACCCCGCGCTCACCACCGCTTCGATGCTCCGATCGGTGGCACCCGGGGATCCTCGCTCAGCCCGACCCGGGTGA
- a CDS encoding VOC family protein has product MAQPRLTTGHVGLNVTDLERSLDFYARVLGFEVIGESREGGREYAFLGHDGALLLTLWQQSDAGFRTDTAGLHHLSFQVETVEDVRRAEAALLEIAVEFAYDGVVPHGEGAASGGIFFHDPDGVRLEIYAPSGAEDGKAPAAAAPTCGFF; this is encoded by the coding sequence ATGGCACAGCCCCGGCTGACCACCGGCCACGTCGGACTGAACGTCACCGACCTCGAACGCTCACTCGACTTCTACGCGCGCGTCCTGGGTTTCGAGGTCATAGGCGAGAGCCGCGAGGGGGGCCGCGAGTACGCATTCCTGGGCCACGACGGAGCCCTCCTGCTCACCCTGTGGCAGCAGAGCGACGCGGGCTTTCGCACCGACACCGCCGGACTCCACCACCTGTCCTTCCAGGTGGAGACGGTCGAGGATGTCCGCAGGGCCGAGGCCGCGCTCCTGGAGATCGCCGTGGAGTTCGCCTACGACGGCGTGGTCCCGCACGGCGAGGGCGCCGCCTCCGGCGGGATCTTCTTCCACGACCCGGACGGCGTGCGGCTGGAGATCTACGCGCCCTCGGGCGCGGAGGATGGCAAGGCCCCGGCCGCGGCCGCCCCCACCTGCGGTTTCTTCTAG